Sequence from the Fusobacterium sp. IOR10 genome:
TTTAATAGAACATTTAACAAATAAGCAAGGGGCTTTAATTTATTTGTTGGAGTTGCTAAGAAATTCTTAGTGATTTCAATAAGCAAATTAAAAATTAGGAGGGAAAATGAATAAACAAAAAGGATTGTCAGTGGAACTTGAAAGAAGTATGAACCTACAAGTGCATATAATGACATTTGAAGAAGCTTTAAGGAACGCATCCGTTATTGATAGGCTAGATGATAAAAGGAGGATTAAACTGTATGATGTCTTGTCCTGGAATAATGATATGTCTAAATCCTTTTATAAAAAATTATTAACTATCTCTGAAAAAATAAGGGATCCAATAGTAAATCAAGAAGTTTTAGATTTACTGAAACAAATGAAAGAGTTCCAAGAAAAATTTACAGTTAGCATTGGAAAAGAAAAACAAGAAGATTTTCATTATGAAAGTCTTGATGATAATTTAAGAAATTATTTAATCAATTATGCTGTTCAAGCTAGAGAAAAATTAAAAATAGATAATAGCAAAGTTGAAACAAAATTAATATTAGAAAGTATTGAAAGGAAAATGAGAAAAGATGATTAGATGTCCTGATTGTCACATGAAGATTCGTGTATATTGCACCAAACATAAGCAAGGGTGGACATTTAGGTACTACAAATGCCCTATATGTGGAAAAACATTCATAACAAAGATTATAAAAATCGAAAAAATTGTAAAAATTGTAAAATAAAAGGCAGCCACCGACCAAGATAACTACCCTTAGGAATATTATGATATATCCCCCTAACACTTTGATATTATCATAAATTCAGCTCTTGGTCAATTACTTTGTAAGATTGTGAGGAGGAATTATGAAAATATTGGTAAAAAATGGAAAATGGAATGTAAATTTTGGACAAGTAAAATTAGAAATAAAGGTTAAATACGATAGAAAAAACAAATTATTTAGTCTTGAATTTTACAATGAAAATGAAATTATAAAAATTAAAAGTAAAAATATAGATAAAACTTTAGCATTTTTAGAAAAAAAATTAGTAGCATAATAAAATTGGAGGAATAAATATGAGAGATATGAGAGAAAGAAATTGGTTCTGGATAGAAAATGATTTGATTGATAGAACTGATATAAATATCTATGAAAAAATGTTATATATATGCCTTGCTAGACATAGTTATGGAAAAAATTATGCTTTCCCTGGGCTAGATACTTTATGCAACGAGCTAGGAATAAAAGATAAAAGAACAGTAACAAAATATACAAAGAATCTGCAAAAAAAAGGATTCATTTCTATTGAAAAAAGAAAAGGAATGGCAAACAAATATTACTTAAATAACATTGAAAAAGTAGATACATTTGATGTAGGTACATCTCATGTAGGTAGTGACATCTCATGTACTGGAGTAGATACATCTCATGCAGGAAGTAGTGACATGGGATGTACCTCTAATAAGACTCTAATAAGAAATACTAATAAAACTACTACTAGCACAAAAATTGAAGAAGACAAAAAAGAAAGTAGTAGTTATGAATTT
This genomic interval carries:
- a CDS encoding helix-turn-helix domain-containing protein — protein: MRDMRERNWFWIENDLIDRTDINIYEKMLYICLARHSYGKNYAFPGLDTLCNELGIKDKRTVTKYTKNLQKKGFISIEKRKGMANKYYLNNIEKVDTFDVGTSHVGSDISCTGVDTSHAGSSDMGCTSNKTLIRNTNKTTTSTKIEEDKKESSSYEFLNNKNLDKITINLINKNIHELKEKTFNEIYNQIKKQNTSGKFKSFDAVLYQALKGEWIIDSKIEKQIDVTKASKSIANYCLSYLDVNWNKQQIYELLKTSANTTEIFEGAKKIIDGYFEKGVAC